A single window of Archangium gephyra DNA harbors:
- a CDS encoding DMT family transporter — translation MSSTPAPTQTTGIPSHTEARVRLQADGALALITAFWGITFVVVKGALSHGDPFSFLALRFSIGALALTAVARRELLVPQTLRRGLLMGVFLFLGFALQTVGLVSTTPSRSAFITGLYVVLVPVLGLALFRRVPRLSSWVGVVLAAVGMRYLTGAELDAGQGLSRGDWLTLGCALAYAFHILLTERYAPKSGVVALVGVQLWVVSLLSLLCLPFAGARVEWTPSFVGAAAFCGLFASALAICIQTWAQARTTAVRVALICSMEPVFAGVYSVALGYETLGPREWVGGGLIVLGVLVAELGGHLWDKVRARTAPRLPDAPASE, via the coding sequence GTGAGCAGCACTCCGGCACCGACGCAGACGACGGGCATCCCGTCCCACACCGAGGCGCGGGTGCGCCTCCAGGCGGACGGGGCCCTGGCCCTCATCACCGCCTTCTGGGGCATCACCTTCGTGGTGGTGAAGGGGGCGCTCAGCCATGGAGACCCCTTCTCCTTCCTCGCGCTGCGCTTCAGCATCGGCGCGCTGGCGCTCACGGCCGTCGCCCGGCGCGAGCTGCTCGTCCCCCAGACGCTGCGCCGGGGACTGCTGATGGGCGTCTTCCTCTTCCTCGGCTTCGCCCTGCAGACGGTGGGACTGGTGTCCACCACGCCCTCGCGCTCGGCCTTCATCACCGGGTTGTACGTGGTGCTCGTCCCGGTGCTGGGGCTGGCCCTCTTCCGGCGGGTGCCGCGCCTCTCCTCGTGGGTGGGCGTGGTGCTGGCGGCGGTGGGCATGCGCTACCTCACCGGCGCGGAGCTGGACGCGGGGCAGGGCCTCTCCCGGGGGGACTGGCTGACGCTGGGTTGCGCGCTCGCCTACGCCTTCCACATCCTCCTCACCGAGCGGTACGCGCCGAAGTCGGGCGTGGTGGCGCTCGTGGGGGTGCAGCTGTGGGTGGTGTCCCTGCTGTCCCTGCTCTGCCTGCCCTTCGCCGGGGCCCGGGTGGAGTGGACGCCGTCCTTCGTGGGCGCGGCGGCCTTCTGCGGCCTCTTCGCCAGCGCGCTGGCCATCTGCATCCAGACGTGGGCGCAGGCGCGCACCACCGCGGTCCGCGTGGCGCTCATCTGCTCCATGGAGCCCGTCTTCGCCGGCGTGTACTCGGTGGCGCTCGGCTACGAGACGCTCGGCCCGCGCGAGTGGGTGGGCGGAGGCCTCATCGTCCTGGGTGTGCTGGTGGCCGAGCTCGGAGGCCATCTCTGGGACAAGGTACGCGCGCGCACGGCTCCCCGCCTGCCGGACGCTCCAGCCAGCGAGTAG